One stretch of Priestia megaterium DNA includes these proteins:
- a CDS encoding PLP-dependent aminotransferase family protein: protein MNWTPNPADKKPLHKQIQEYMKEKITNGEWPIGTKIPSQRHLAAAFSINRSTVVTATDNLIAEGLLSGNKGGGTKVINNTWSLLASGSHMNWNSYVEAGIYQPNSSTIRHINEAEFQRGIIRLGTGELAPDLLPSHQLFELFSGINHRSVHLGYEHPRGNDELRQELVKHVKKRGIETSPSSILIVSGSLQALQLISIGLLPPGANILAEKPSYLYSLPLFQSAQMKITGVSLDEEGIHLASLKDQHEKEKGTVLYTIPNFHNPTNVTMSEQRRQELLHQCEMMHLPIIEDDAYGELWFHSPPPLSLKAQDKNGMVLYLGTFSKAFSPGFRIGWVIGPEHVIERLADLKMQVDYGASSLSQWAAAEALKTGIYDNHVASVRYKLKEKSQKAQAILEKHLESLATWNVPSGGFYFWLTLHKPVSMRKLFKHCLDQGVLLNPGALYDHETSQHIRISFAYATLPEFEYGIKIVAKSLKNLYL, encoded by the coding sequence ATGAATTGGACTCCAAACCCGGCTGATAAAAAGCCATTGCACAAACAAATTCAAGAGTATATGAAAGAGAAAATTACAAATGGAGAATGGCCTATTGGAACTAAAATTCCTTCGCAGCGCCATTTAGCTGCTGCCTTTTCTATAAATAGAAGCACGGTGGTAACAGCAACCGACAACTTAATTGCTGAAGGACTGCTTAGTGGAAACAAAGGTGGTGGAACCAAAGTCATTAACAATACGTGGAGCTTACTAGCATCAGGTTCTCACATGAACTGGAATTCTTATGTAGAGGCAGGAATATACCAACCAAATTCTTCGACTATCCGCCATATTAACGAAGCTGAATTTCAACGGGGCATTATTCGTTTGGGAACTGGAGAGTTAGCACCTGACCTGCTCCCTTCCCATCAGCTTTTCGAACTGTTTAGCGGAATTAATCATAGAAGCGTACACTTAGGCTACGAGCACCCAAGAGGAAATGATGAACTGCGACAAGAGTTAGTGAAGCATGTTAAAAAACGAGGCATTGAAACTTCTCCTTCATCTATTTTAATTGTATCCGGTTCACTTCAAGCCCTTCAATTAATTTCAATCGGCCTGCTGCCTCCAGGTGCCAATATATTAGCTGAAAAACCTTCTTATCTTTATTCTCTGCCGTTATTTCAGTCCGCACAAATGAAAATAACGGGCGTTTCGTTAGACGAAGAAGGAATTCATTTAGCTTCATTAAAAGACCAGCATGAAAAAGAAAAAGGCACAGTCTTATATACGATACCGAACTTTCATAACCCCACCAATGTGACGATGAGCGAACAAAGGCGTCAAGAGCTGCTTCATCAGTGTGAAATGATGCATTTGCCTATTATTGAAGATGATGCTTACGGAGAGCTTTGGTTTCATTCACCCCCTCCGCTTTCATTAAAAGCTCAGGATAAAAACGGAATGGTTCTTTATTTAGGAACGTTCTCTAAAGCCTTCAGTCCAGGATTTCGAATTGGATGGGTTATCGGGCCAGAACATGTCATTGAGCGATTGGCCGATCTTAAAATGCAAGTTGACTACGGAGCTAGTTCCTTATCTCAATGGGCTGCTGCTGAAGCTCTTAAGACAGGAATTTATGACAATCACGTTGCCAGCGTACGGTACAAATTAAAAGAAAAATCTCAGAAAGCACAGGCTATTTTAGAGAAGCATTTGGAGAGTCTGGCTACATGGAATGTTCCGAGCGGAGGTTTTTATTTTTGGCTTACGCTGCATAAGCCTGTTTCGATGCGGAAATTATTTAAGCACTGTCTAGATCAAGGCGTCCTTTTAAATCCAGGCGCATTGTATGATCATGAAACATCGCAGCATATCAGAATATCCTTTGCTTATGCGACGCTTCCAGAATTTGAATACGGTATTAAAATAGTAGCAAAAAGCCTTAAGAATCTTTACTTATGA